One region of Trichoderma breve strain T069 chromosome 7 map unlocalized scaffold00007, whole genome shotgun sequence genomic DNA includes:
- a CDS encoding methyltransferase domain-containing protein, with translation MGDTTREEERRRRSASAGKAPATDSDPEAKVAEPRKPSMMVSGDPPNIEEQDPPLDATDSDDAEGDDEDDEFDGGDTNSAESVTVRSSIWEHEWEGGRRYHHYRHGRYPLPNDEIEQEREYLKHVIHMELVSGKLFNSPIAPNPQRILDLCTGTGLWPVAGKLCDSLCFFLQGPRLFAKAEVVAKMYPSAEIVGLDLSPIQPLMVPPNVRFLVDDVEDEWMDRGDYDLIHLRHSCIYLKDVDKMIRNSYSHLKEGGWLEITDYCSFLRCDDGTMPENHPPAQVAMMMHQALSRYGMNAYVINELEDKYKAAGFKNIQCRVIKTPLGAWPKDPHQREIGILFRDAINELVGALAAKPLRTLGWDDTELEVYLASARKALWDKRVHCYANFISWWAQK, from the exons ATGGGAGATACCACAcgcgaagaagagcggcggcggcgcagtGCCAGTGCTGGTAAGGCGCCAGCAACAGACTCAGATCCAGAAGCTAAGGTTGCAGAGCCTCGAAAGCCCTCCATGATGGTGTCAGGAGATCCTCCTAACATCGAGGAACAGGATCCACCGCTTGATGCGACGGACAGCGACGACGCTGaaggcgacgacgaggacgacgaatTCGATGGCGGTGATACGAACTCTGCGGAGTCTGTcactgtacggagtagcatATGGGAGCACGAGTGGGAGGGAGGACGAAGG TATCATCACTATCGCCACGGCCGCTATCCCCTACCAAACGACGAAATCGAGCAAGAGCGAGAGTATTTGAAACATGTGATACACATGGAACTCGTCAGCGGCAAGCTGTTCAACTCTCCCATTGCGCCGAATCCACAACGAATACTGGACCTTTGCACCGGCACAGGGCTTTGGCCAGTAGCGGGTAAGCTTTGCGACTCCCtctgtttcttccttcaAGGTCCTCGATTATTTGCTAAGGCAGAGGTAGTTGCCAAGATGTATCCAAGCGCCGAAATCGTCGGCCTCGACCTCAGCCCGATCCAACCACTTATGGTCCCCCCGAATGTGCGGTTCCTAGTCGACGACGTGGAGGATGAGTGGATGGATCGCGGCGACTACGACTTGATTCATCTCCGTCATTCATGCATCTACTTGAAGGACGTGGACAAGATGATAAGGAACAGCTATTCCCACCTAAAAGAAGGTGGCTGGCTTGAAATCACAGACTACTGCAGCTTCCTCCGATGCGATGACGGCACAATGCCCGAAAACCACCCACCCGCGCAAgtcgccatgatgatgcACCAGGCCCTATCGAGATACGGCATGAATGCCTATGTCATCAACGAGCTGGAAGACAAATACAAAGCCGCGGGTTTCAAGAACATCCAATGCCGAGTAATCAAGACGCCCCTCGGCGCTTGGCCCAAG GATCCCCACCAGCGTGAAATAGGAATTCTCTTCCGCGACGCCATCAACGAGCTCGTCGGCGCCCTCGCCGCGAAACCTCTCAGAACACTAGGATGGGACGACACCGAGCTGGAAGTCTATCTCGCATCCGCACGGAAAGCTCTCTGGGATAAAAGAGTGCATTGTTATGCCAACTTTATATCTTGGTGGGCTCAAAAGTGA
- a CDS encoding cupin domain-containing protein: MSLSVECYLLGPTNDAPNSRLPVIHYRNVLPQPQTEETTTQFLTRTGWEKRGTWGHIGEPHFHPNTHECYGIFQGHSTLLLGKINDGNGVQVDVNTGDVIVLPAGTAHSSLRSSDDYRYIGVYPKECPKWTNEMGERPPASFVQTIGAVARPRADPVYGKQGPLVSLWNAKRKAKL, from the exons ATGTCTTTATCTGTTGAATGCTATCTTCTTGGCCCGACAAATGATGCGCCAAATAGTCGGCTACCGGTAATTCACTACAGGAATGTGTTACCTCAGCCACAAACAGAAGAGACGACGACGCAGTTTTTGACAAGAACTGGCTGGGAAAAGAGA GGAACATGGGGCCATATCGGAGAGCCACATTTCCATCCCAACACACATGAATGCTATG GCATCTTTCAAGGCCACTCAACTCTTCTGCTTGGGAAGATCAATGACGGAAACGGTGTTCAAGTTGACGTAAATACCGGCGACGTAATTGTTCTTCCAGCCGGCACCGCTCACTCCTCTCTGCGGAGTTCCGACGACTATCGCTACATTGGGGTATATCCGAAG GAATGCCCGAAGTGGACGAATGAGATGGGTGAACGTCCGCCAGCTTCCTTCGTCCAGACTATTGGAGCAGTTGCTAGGCCGCGAGCTGACCCGGTATATGGGAAGCAAGGACCATTGGTGTCTTTGTGGAACGCGAAGCGGAAGGCCAAGCTATAG